The following proteins are co-located in the Shouchella hunanensis genome:
- a CDS encoding cation diffusion facilitator family transporter has protein sequence MRRYEELRKGEGGAWLSIGTYLFLASLKLIIGYLFLSQALVADGYNNAADIIVSVAVLVGLRISQKPPDHDHPYGHFRAEHIAALLASFIMAVIGLQVILNAGTTLLANEPVEAPRFITAWVAGFSAIIMLFVYRFNRKLAEKINSQALKAASQDNKNDALVSIGVVIGIIGSHLHLSWIDPLMAFLIGLIICYTAWSIFKEASHSLTDGFSEEALQPFKSTVLAIDGVQNLLGIKARQVGSTIYADVTITVIPSMSVRTSHEIADLIEQTLRDQHDVTETTVHVEPDTT, from the coding sequence ATGAGACGTTACGAGGAATTGCGTAAAGGTGAAGGTGGTGCATGGCTAAGTATAGGCACATACCTTTTCTTAGCTAGCTTAAAACTAATTATCGGTTACCTCTTTTTGTCGCAAGCCCTCGTGGCTGACGGCTATAACAATGCTGCTGACATTATTGTTTCTGTAGCTGTTCTTGTTGGCTTGCGTATATCTCAAAAGCCACCTGATCACGATCATCCTTACGGTCATTTTCGGGCTGAACATATTGCAGCACTCCTAGCTTCGTTTATCATGGCTGTCATCGGCTTACAAGTTATCCTAAATGCTGGGACTACGCTGCTTGCAAATGAACCAGTTGAAGCACCTCGTTTCATTACTGCTTGGGTAGCTGGATTTAGTGCGATTATTATGCTTTTCGTCTACCGTTTTAACCGCAAGCTAGCAGAAAAAATTAATAGCCAAGCATTAAAAGCGGCCTCACAAGACAATAAGAATGATGCCCTAGTTAGTATTGGTGTTGTTATTGGAATTATTGGCTCCCATCTTCATTTGAGCTGGATTGATCCTTTAATGGCTTTTTTAATTGGTCTTATCATTTGTTATACGGCATGGTCTATTTTTAAAGAAGCGAGTCACTCGTTAACTGATGGATTTAGTGAAGAAGCACTCCAGCCATTTAAATCAACGGTTTTGGCGATTGACGGTGTACAAAATTTGTTGGGCATTAAAGCAAGGCAAGTCGGTTCAACCATCTACGCTGATGTAACGATTACAGTCATACCGTCTATGAGTGTTCGTACTAGTCACGAGATTGCCGACCTTATCGAGCAAACACTTCGCGATCAACACGATGTGACAGAGACAACCGTACATGTTGAGCCAGATACAACGTAA
- a CDS encoding class I SAM-dependent methyltransferase: MTNYTDMLAAFGIGSAHPGGFKKSIAMIMHMDIDERSTVLDCGCGTGQTSAYIKQQFDCEMVALECHPLMLKKAQQRFTDNLLPVDLHQASIEAIPLEQDYVDYALTESVLSFVSIDRALAELYRVLKKSGTLFINELVCFAPLSNDERTVLQNAYGFTALYSSDQWVERLTQAGFSTIQTMEKYTAESLQHDETDKGNDMRPSETINTQFYEKMHQHQLLMANYKDKIGHIIIKASKTET, encoded by the coding sequence ATGACCAACTACACAGATATGCTTGCTGCCTTTGGAATTGGTAGCGCCCACCCTGGTGGTTTTAAAAAATCAATAGCCATGATTATGCATATGGACATTGATGAACGTTCGACTGTTCTTGATTGTGGGTGCGGAACTGGCCAAACGTCCGCCTACATTAAACAACAATTTGATTGTGAGATGGTTGCACTTGAATGCCATCCTCTTATGCTTAAAAAAGCACAGCAACGTTTTACAGACAACCTTTTACCTGTTGATTTACATCAAGCATCTATAGAAGCGATTCCATTAGAGCAAGATTATGTTGATTATGCTCTAACAGAATCTGTATTAAGCTTCGTGTCCATTGATCGCGCTTTAGCTGAACTATATCGAGTGCTTAAAAAAAGCGGCACCCTTTTTATCAATGAGCTTGTTTGCTTCGCCCCTTTGTCAAATGACGAGCGAACTGTACTACAAAACGCCTATGGATTTACGGCACTTTATTCATCTGACCAATGGGTAGAACGATTAACACAGGCAGGTTTTAGCACCATTCAAACGATGGAGAAGTACACAGCAGAATCATTACAGCACGATGAAACGGACAAGGGAAACGATATGCGACCGTCTGAGACGATTAATACCCAGTTCTATGAAAAGATGCATCAACACCAATTATTGATGGCAAACTATAAAGATAAAATTGGCCACATTATCATAAAAGCGTCAAAAACAGAAACGTAA
- a CDS encoding peptidoglycan-binding protein: MKYMIGMIATFLMGVLFLLPDHTYATSVQTIETNEESERVEWLQSQLVEQDFLKEEDMSSIFDDATVEAVKAYQEEHGLSVDGIVGKQTLGALEILQEGSQGLLVEALQKKLQELNYYSSSIDGQFGPLTTQAVVAFQQANHLLVDGIAGPETHAHLYYNQTKVANVVESTPATKQQEEQEAQAEQTEDTTTSEEEQTVEVTAEAEVNNKKKEETTIEEETTAVEEETTVAVNESAGQTMTMEATAYTAYCEGCSGVTRTGIDLRANPNQKVVAVDPNVIPLGSRVYVEGYGEAIAGDTGGAIKGHKIDLYVQTKDEAFQFGRQQVQVTVLN, encoded by the coding sequence ATGAAATATATGATCGGTATGATCGCTACATTCCTAATGGGGGTACTATTTTTACTGCCAGACCATACATATGCAACATCTGTTCAAACGATTGAAACAAACGAAGAAAGTGAACGGGTAGAGTGGTTACAAAGCCAATTAGTGGAACAAGATTTCTTAAAAGAAGAGGATATGTCTTCCATATTCGATGATGCAACGGTTGAAGCGGTGAAAGCCTATCAAGAAGAGCACGGTTTAAGTGTAGATGGAATTGTTGGAAAGCAAACGTTAGGTGCGTTAGAAATATTGCAAGAGGGGAGTCAAGGATTGCTTGTAGAAGCATTACAAAAAAAGCTGCAGGAGCTAAATTATTATAGCAGTTCAATTGATGGCCAGTTTGGTCCTCTTACAACACAAGCGGTGGTAGCTTTTCAACAAGCCAATCATTTACTTGTAGATGGCATTGCCGGTCCAGAAACACATGCACATCTTTATTACAATCAAACAAAGGTAGCCAATGTTGTTGAATCAACTCCGGCTACTAAGCAACAGGAAGAGCAAGAGGCACAAGCGGAACAAACAGAAGATACGACTACTAGTGAGGAAGAACAAACAGTAGAAGTGACAGCGGAAGCAGAAGTGAACAATAAAAAGAAAGAAGAAACGACTATAGAAGAAGAAACGACAGCAGTTGAAGAAGAAACGACTGTAGCAGTAAACGAGTCTGCTGGTCAAACCATGACAATGGAAGCGACAGCATATACTGCTTATTGCGAAGGCTGTTCAGGTGTTACGAGAACAGGCATTGATTTACGTGCAAACCCAAATCAAAAAGTAGTCGCTGTTGATCCGAACGTTATTCCACTTGGTAGTAGGGTCTATGTAGAGGGCTATGGCGAAGCAATTGCCGGAGACACAGGTGGAGCGATTAAAGGACATAAAATTGATTTATACGTGCAAACAAAAGATGAAGCATTTCAATTTGGGCGTCAACAAGTACAGGTGACCGTGTTGAATTAA
- a CDS encoding ATP-binding cassette domain-containing protein, with protein MNAHQPIVLKELTVRDQQNGKLILDRVSCTIKPGEKVLIVGPSGAGKSTLLQVIAKLLDTTNQFEVKAESYQVPPCSYVFQDPDSQFCMPYVDEELAFMLENQQVASEDMLAIIKKMLTTVGLQKDQPHTPIQTLSMGMKQRLALASAMLHNQECMLLDEPSALLDPDGAVQLWKEVAKHSEGKTVVAVEHRITEALPHMDRILLFNHRGQLVANSNATVFFNEYRKEVIAAGIWHPHSWSDYASEKQFASSFKKKKEVLSLSDWQLLRRKKPLVTVKEATVYQNDWICITGVNGAGKSSLLYGLMNLLHHKGRYTLNGGLVHRKENVTDRINFVFQNPEFQFVTTNVEEELLFSATNPEEDALVKTILQQFGLSEHHDVHPYRLSVGQKRRLSVATAFVHSKPFLFLDEPTFGQDAFHTFTLLDLMEDFRQSGGTIVMVTHDETLVQLFATQEWHVKDGALFSSEGRQLEGVLAT; from the coding sequence ATGAATGCGCATCAACCAATTGTATTAAAGGAGCTCACTGTACGAGATCAACAGAACGGGAAACTCATTTTAGATCGAGTTTCCTGTACAATTAAACCAGGTGAAAAAGTATTAATTGTAGGGCCAAGTGGTGCGGGGAAATCGACTTTATTACAAGTGATTGCTAAACTTCTTGATACAACGAACCAGTTTGAGGTAAAGGCTGAATCGTATCAAGTCCCACCGTGTAGCTATGTATTTCAAGATCCCGATTCGCAGTTTTGTATGCCTTATGTAGACGAAGAGCTTGCGTTTATGTTGGAGAATCAGCAAGTTGCTTCAGAAGATATGCTCGCTATTATAAAAAAAATGCTAACGACGGTTGGTTTACAAAAGGATCAACCCCATACTCCGATTCAAACGTTATCAATGGGAATGAAGCAGCGATTGGCATTGGCCTCTGCCATGCTCCATAACCAAGAATGCATGTTGTTAGACGAGCCTTCTGCATTACTCGATCCAGATGGTGCAGTCCAATTATGGAAAGAAGTGGCGAAGCATTCTGAAGGGAAGACGGTTGTAGCCGTTGAGCACCGTATTACGGAAGCACTCCCGCATATGGATCGCATTCTACTCTTTAATCATCGCGGACAGCTGGTAGCCAATTCTAACGCTACTGTTTTCTTTAACGAGTATCGAAAAGAGGTTATAGCTGCCGGCATCTGGCACCCACATTCATGGAGTGACTATGCAAGTGAAAAACAGTTTGCTAGCAGTTTTAAAAAGAAAAAAGAAGTGCTATCGCTTAGCGATTGGCAGCTGTTAAGACGAAAAAAACCACTCGTTACCGTTAAGGAAGCAACTGTGTATCAGAACGATTGGATTTGTATAACCGGCGTTAATGGCGCAGGTAAATCTTCGCTACTTTATGGATTGATGAATCTACTTCATCATAAAGGCAGATACACATTAAATGGGGGACTCGTTCATCGTAAAGAAAATGTGACAGATCGAATTAACTTTGTCTTCCAAAATCCAGAATTTCAATTTGTCACAACCAACGTGGAAGAAGAATTGCTCTTTTCTGCAACGAATCCCGAAGAAGATGCGCTAGTGAAGACGATCTTACAGCAATTTGGTCTTTCTGAACACCATGATGTGCATCCATACCGTCTTTCTGTTGGTCAAAAAAGACGGTTAAGTGTAGCGACAGCGTTTGTTCATTCAAAACCGTTTCTTTTTCTTGACGAACCTACGTTCGGTCAAGATGCTTTTCATACGTTTACATTGCTTGATTTAATGGAGGACTTTCGTCAATCAGGTGGGACAATTGTGATGGTTACACATGATGAAACGTTAGTTCAACTCTTTGCAACTCAAGAATGGCATGTGAAAGATGGAGCACTTTTTTCTAGTGAAGGGAGGCAGCTTGAAGGTGTACTCGCTACATGA
- a CDS encoding branched-chain amino acid aminotransferase — protein MSEHTLEIMKCTHEKTKPDPDSLVFGTVFTDHMFIMDYSEEKGWYSPRIIPYQPLTLDPASMVFHYGQTVFEGLKAYRSKEDGTIRLFRPDMNIKRLNRSSERLTIPPVDEEQLLSYLKELLIIDKKWIPEKEGTSLYIRPFIISTEPNLSVAPSHSYKLMVILSPVGAYYKEGMSPVSILVEERYTRAAPGGTGTAKTAGNYCSAYKAQERATAKQKSQVLWLDASEKKYVEEVGSMNVFFKINGEIVTPKLNDSILDGVTRNSVIQVLKDWGLTVKEQQVEIEEIFQAHRDGVLEEVFGTGTAAVISPVGQLEWNDENITIHNNETGPLAQKLYNYLTDLHVGKEEDRFGWIVEIDND, from the coding sequence ATGTCAGAACATACACTGGAAATTATGAAATGTACCCACGAAAAGACAAAGCCAGATCCAGATTCTCTCGTTTTCGGAACAGTCTTTACAGATCATATGTTTATTATGGATTATTCTGAAGAAAAGGGTTGGTACAGTCCTCGTATCATTCCATACCAGCCCTTAACACTTGATCCAGCTTCAATGGTATTTCATTATGGACAAACCGTTTTTGAAGGGTTAAAAGCGTATCGATCGAAAGAAGACGGAACCATTCGCTTGTTTCGACCGGATATGAATATTAAACGTCTTAATCGCTCTAGTGAAAGGTTAACGATTCCGCCTGTTGATGAAGAACAACTATTAAGTTATTTAAAAGAATTGTTGATTATTGATAAAAAGTGGATCCCCGAAAAAGAGGGAACCTCGCTTTATATACGTCCATTTATTATTTCAACGGAACCGAATTTAAGTGTGGCACCTTCTCATTCTTATAAATTAATGGTTATTTTATCGCCAGTCGGCGCTTACTACAAAGAAGGAATGTCGCCAGTTAGTATTTTAGTCGAGGAACGCTATACGCGCGCTGCTCCTGGAGGAACTGGTACAGCTAAAACAGCCGGCAACTACTGTTCTGCTTATAAAGCTCAAGAACGTGCCACGGCAAAACAAAAGTCGCAAGTATTGTGGCTAGATGCAAGCGAGAAGAAATACGTTGAAGAAGTCGGAAGTATGAACGTCTTCTTTAAAATAAATGGCGAGATCGTCACACCAAAGTTAAACGATAGTATTCTTGATGGTGTGACGCGAAATAGTGTCATTCAAGTTTTAAAAGACTGGGGATTAACAGTAAAAGAGCAGCAAGTTGAAATTGAAGAAATCTTTCAAGCTCATCGAGACGGTGTCTTAGAAGAAGTGTTTGGAACCGGAACTGCTGCGGTGATCTCACCAGTTGGACAATTAGAATGGAACGATGAAAACATTACCATTCATAATAATGAAACGGGTCCTTTAGCTCAGAAACTATACAATTACTTAACAGATCTACACGTTGGAAAAGAAGAAGATCGTTTCGGCTGGATTGTTGAAATCGATAATGATTAA
- a CDS encoding HAD family hydrolase: MIKAVFFDLDDTLLWDKKSIALAFKQTCLQAAVEKELDPKELEECVREEARTLYQSYETYPFTVNIGINPFEGLWGSFRDEEEGFKALREVAPVYQKAAWHEGLKRVGIDNEAFAQHLANVFPVERRKHPVVYEDTFSTLNVLKDKVHLVLLTNGSPDLQNTKLELTPELVPYFDHILISGSFGRGKPDVMMFEDALHRLHLEPHEAIMVGDNLHTDIKGANASGIPSVWLNRDSRSNETSIHATYSIESLDELFRLEKVKHSLDKASRM, translated from the coding sequence ATGATAAAAGCCGTATTTTTTGATTTAGACGATACATTACTGTGGGATAAAAAAAGTATTGCCTTAGCATTTAAGCAGACGTGCTTGCAGGCAGCTGTTGAAAAAGAGCTCGATCCAAAGGAACTAGAGGAGTGTGTAAGGGAAGAAGCAAGAACGCTTTACCAATCCTATGAGACGTATCCTTTTACAGTAAACATTGGCATCAACCCATTTGAAGGATTATGGGGTAGCTTTCGCGACGAAGAGGAAGGCTTTAAAGCGTTAAGAGAGGTTGCGCCAGTTTATCAAAAAGCGGCGTGGCACGAAGGGTTAAAGCGAGTGGGGATTGACAATGAAGCGTTCGCACAACATCTTGCAAATGTATTCCCAGTCGAGCGTCGTAAGCACCCAGTTGTGTATGAAGACACGTTCTCAACGTTAAATGTGTTGAAGGATAAAGTTCATCTTGTTTTACTAACAAATGGCTCTCCTGATCTACAAAATACAAAGCTAGAATTAACGCCAGAGCTTGTACCATACTTTGATCATATTCTTATATCTGGGTCTTTTGGAAGAGGGAAGCCGGACGTTATGATGTTTGAAGACGCATTACATCGTCTCCATCTTGAACCTCATGAAGCGATAATGGTTGGTGATAATCTTCATACGGATATTAAGGGTGCAAATGCAAGCGGGATTCCATCCGTGTGGTTAAATCGAGATAGCCGATCAAATGAAACATCTATTCACGCCACATACTCGATTGAATCGTTAGATGAGTTGTTTCGTTTAGAAAAAGTCAAACATTCCCTTGATAAAGCTTCAAGAATGTGA
- a CDS encoding ECF transporter S component — MKKKNRLTLADIIVTVMIATVFAVVYRLWSPVTDVVGLFGLQLEQLIYGMWFIAGTIAALIIKKPFVALIAETAAASGEFIAGSPYGGILLIYGILQGIGMELAFALFRYKVYSIWTAMLGGVFASFASIGLDFLYANIGQLTTWALVVRVSLRTIGAILITGVLAAKLVQALQKTGVLDSFGSHHKGRPFS, encoded by the coding sequence ATGAAAAAGAAGAATAGGCTGACGTTAGCGGATATTATTGTGACAGTTATGATTGCCACTGTGTTTGCGGTTGTGTACCGATTATGGAGTCCTGTTACAGACGTTGTTGGATTATTTGGTTTACAACTGGAACAGCTTATCTATGGCATGTGGTTTATTGCAGGTACAATTGCGGCTTTGATCATTAAGAAGCCGTTCGTAGCTTTAATTGCTGAAACGGCTGCGGCGTCTGGAGAATTTATCGCAGGCTCCCCGTATGGTGGCATATTGCTTATTTATGGAATTCTTCAAGGAATTGGAATGGAATTAGCCTTTGCGCTATTCCGCTACAAAGTGTACTCCATCTGGACTGCCATGCTGGGTGGCGTGTTCGCAAGTTTTGCTTCAATTGGATTAGATTTCTTATATGCCAATATTGGTCAGTTGACAACGTGGGCGCTCGTTGTGCGAGTAAGCTTACGAACGATTGGTGCCATTCTCATTACAGGCGTTTTAGCTGCTAAACTGGTACAAGCATTGCAAAAGACAGGGGTTCTCGATTCGTTTGGATCGCACCACAAAGGAAGGCCGTTCTCATGA
- the gndA gene encoding NADP-dependent phosphogluconate dehydrogenase, with product MTKQNIGVIGVGVMGRSLALNFESKGYRVSLYDVSEERVNQIIALEKKKNLVGTYSLEELVASLETPRKIMLMVQAGEVTDSVIDSLLPLLDEKDILIDGGNTYYTDTIRRSERVEARGVHFIGAGVSGGEEGALKGPSIMPGGQKQAYELVRPLFEDISAKVNGEPCTTYIGPNGAGHYVKMVHNGIEYGDMQLISESYALLKEIVGLSNEELHHVFKEWNEGELDSYLIEITADIFTKQDEETGQALVDVILDSAGQKGTGKWTSKSALDLGVPLSIITESVFARFLSAIKEERIQASKVLSGPEISSYSGDKQALIEEIRKALFFSKVLSYAQGFAQLKAMSDEQNWDIQYGEVARIFRGGCIIRAAFLHKITEAFSSNPELANLLLDPYFENIASSYQSSLRKVISLAVENGVPVPSFSSAIAYYDSYRSERLPANLLQAQRDYFGAHTYKRIDKDGIFHTNWV from the coding sequence ATGACGAAGCAAAATATCGGTGTTATTGGTGTTGGCGTGATGGGGAGAAGTTTAGCCCTTAACTTTGAAAGTAAAGGGTATCGTGTTTCTTTATACGATGTTTCCGAAGAACGAGTAAACCAAATCATTGCCTTAGAGAAAAAGAAAAACTTAGTAGGGACTTATTCCCTTGAGGAACTTGTTGCTTCTTTAGAAACACCTCGCAAAATTATGCTCATGGTTCAAGCTGGCGAGGTAACTGATTCTGTAATCGACTCATTGCTTCCTTTACTTGATGAAAAAGATATTTTAATTGACGGAGGAAACACGTATTATACGGATACCATTCGTCGATCTGAACGAGTTGAAGCGCGTGGTGTTCATTTTATCGGCGCTGGTGTATCAGGCGGCGAAGAAGGCGCACTAAAGGGTCCTTCTATTATGCCTGGTGGACAAAAGCAAGCCTATGAACTCGTTCGCCCACTTTTTGAAGATATTTCTGCCAAAGTAAATGGCGAACCATGTACAACATACATTGGACCTAATGGTGCAGGTCATTATGTGAAAATGGTTCATAATGGAATTGAGTACGGTGATATGCAGCTTATTTCTGAATCCTATGCTCTATTAAAAGAGATTGTTGGTCTTTCAAACGAGGAACTTCACCATGTCTTTAAAGAATGGAATGAAGGCGAACTTGACAGCTACTTAATTGAAATCACCGCAGACATCTTCACAAAACAAGATGAAGAAACTGGACAAGCACTTGTTGACGTTATTCTTGATTCGGCAGGTCAAAAAGGTACAGGAAAGTGGACAAGCAAAAGTGCCCTCGATCTAGGTGTTCCTCTATCGATCATCACTGAGTCCGTTTTCGCTCGCTTCTTATCAGCAATTAAAGAAGAGCGTATTCAAGCAAGTAAAGTGCTTTCTGGACCAGAAATCTCTTCTTATTCAGGCGACAAACAAGCGTTAATTGAAGAGATTCGTAAAGCTCTTTTCTTTAGTAAAGTGCTTTCTTATGCTCAAGGTTTTGCTCAATTAAAAGCAATGTCAGATGAGCAGAATTGGGATATCCAATATGGAGAAGTTGCACGAATCTTCCGGGGAGGCTGTATTATTCGTGCTGCGTTCCTTCATAAAATTACGGAAGCTTTTTCAAGTAACCCAGAGCTAGCAAACCTATTGCTCGATCCTTACTTTGAAAACATTGCTTCTTCTTATCAAAGCTCATTAAGAAAAGTCATTTCGCTTGCTGTTGAAAACGGCGTTCCTGTCCCAAGCTTTTCAAGCGCCATTGCGTATTATGACAGTTACCGAAGTGAACGCTTGCCAGCTAATTTGCTTCAAGCGCAGCGTGATTATTTCGGCGCTCACACGTATAAGCGTATTGATAAAGACGGTATTTTCCATACGAACTGGGTATAA
- the zwf gene encoding glucose-6-phosphate dehydrogenase, whose protein sequence is MKDNRQSEAVFVIFGSTGDLAKRKLFPSLYNLYVKGLLSNKFAVIGLGRREWSDETLKRVVQEALEETNQQLDKVESFLTHFSYMSFDVTNKDSYKDLKQEIETKEEDFQLPGNRIFYMAMAPEFFGQIAQSIHKYGLKETKGWTRLVIEKPFGTDLQTAKVLNSEIREAFAEDEIYRIDHYLGKEMVQNIQVIRFANAMFAPLWNNRHIANVQVTSSEKLGVEGRGGYYEKSGALRDMVQNHMLQMVSLLAMDVPLQLTTDEIRSEKIKVLRALRLITNDNIDDTVVRAQYHEGNMNGQQVPGYVEEDNVDPHSYTETYVAAKLMIDNHVWAGVPFYIRTGKRMAVKSTKIVIEFKEMPLNLYAKEHKATGPNLLIIHIQPDEGITIVLNGKKIGSADTTPVHLEYRHDSEDRVNTPEAYERLLYDCMMGDATNFAHWDEVSLSWSLVDAISNAWKESAHKPVNYRAGTMGPKEADRLLAGDGHAWWPVEEM, encoded by the coding sequence ATGAAAGATAATAGACAGTCAGAGGCTGTTTTTGTTATATTTGGGTCAACTGGAGATCTAGCAAAACGAAAATTGTTTCCATCTTTATACAATTTATATGTAAAAGGATTGCTATCGAATAAATTTGCTGTCATAGGATTAGGAAGAAGAGAGTGGAGCGACGAAACATTAAAACGTGTCGTTCAAGAAGCGCTAGAAGAAACCAATCAGCAACTAGATAAAGTAGAATCATTTCTTACTCATTTTTCTTACATGTCATTTGATGTAACGAATAAAGATTCCTATAAAGACTTAAAGCAGGAAATCGAGACAAAAGAAGAAGATTTCCAACTGCCAGGGAACCGAATTTTTTACATGGCAATGGCGCCAGAATTCTTTGGGCAAATTGCTCAGTCTATACATAAATATGGCTTAAAGGAAACAAAAGGGTGGACAAGACTTGTTATCGAAAAGCCATTTGGAACAGATTTACAAACGGCCAAAGTGCTAAATAGTGAAATACGTGAAGCGTTTGCTGAAGATGAAATCTATCGAATTGATCATTATTTAGGAAAAGAAATGGTGCAAAATATACAGGTCATCCGCTTTGCAAATGCCATGTTTGCACCGCTTTGGAACAACCGCCATATTGCTAACGTACAAGTAACCTCTAGTGAAAAGCTTGGTGTAGAAGGCCGAGGTGGCTACTATGAAAAATCTGGTGCATTACGTGATATGGTACAAAACCATATGCTGCAAATGGTTTCCTTATTGGCAATGGACGTACCATTGCAATTAACAACAGACGAAATAAGAAGTGAAAAAATAAAGGTGCTTCGAGCACTGCGTCTTATTACGAACGACAATATTGATGATACCGTTGTTCGCGCACAATATCATGAAGGTAACATGAACGGTCAACAGGTTCCAGGTTACGTCGAGGAAGACAATGTCGACCCTCATTCTTACACAGAAACCTATGTTGCGGCTAAATTAATGATTGATAACCACGTGTGGGCAGGTGTTCCTTTTTACATTCGAACAGGGAAACGGATGGCTGTCAAATCAACGAAGATTGTGATTGAATTTAAAGAGATGCCCCTTAATCTTTATGCGAAGGAACATAAAGCAACAGGACCTAACTTGCTTATTATTCACATTCAGCCAGACGAAGGCATTACGATTGTGTTAAATGGTAAAAAGATCGGCTCTGCCGACACAACCCCAGTCCATTTGGAATATCGCCATGATAGTGAAGATCGTGTTAACACACCAGAAGCATACGAACGTTTACTTTATGATTGCATGATGGGTGATGCCACAAACTTTGCTCATTGGGATGAAGTAAGTTTATCTTGGTCACTCGTTGATGCTATTTCAAATGCATGGAAAGAGTCTGCTCATAAACCGGTAAACTATCGAGCAGGGACAATGGGTCCTAAAGAAGCAGATCGTTTGCTGGCAGGTGATGGTCACGCTTGGTGGCCTGTTGAAGAAATGTAG